In one window of Panthera uncia isolate 11264 chromosome F2, Puncia_PCG_1.0, whole genome shotgun sequence DNA:
- the LY6E gene encoding lymphocyte antigen 6E, producing the protein MKVFLPVLLAALLGVEQAHSLVCFSCTNQNSNFYCLKPTICSDSDNYCVTVSASAGIGNLVDFGHTLNKGCSPICPSPSINLGVASVGTYCCQNFLCNISTAGGGLRASAAVLGLGLLLSLLSALQRLGP; encoded by the exons ATGAAGGTCTTCCTGCCCGTGCTGCTGGCTGCCCTTCTGGGTGTGGAGCAAG CTCACTCCCTGGTGTGCTTCTCTTGCACGAATCAGAACAGTAATTTCTACTGCCTAAAACCAACCATCTGCTCGGACTCGGACAACTACTGCGTGACCGTATCTGCCTCCGCCGGCATCG GGAACCTGGTGGACTTCGGCCATACCCTGAACAAGGGCTGCTCCCCgatctgccccagccccagcatcAACCTCGGCGTGGCGTCTGTGGGCACCTATTGCTGCCAGAATTTCCTGTGCAACATCAGCACGGCCGGCGGGGGGCTGAGGGCCAGTGCCGCCGTGTTGGGCCTCGGGCTCCTGCTCAGTCTGCTGTCCGCCCTGCAGCGGCTTGGGCCCTGA